The following are encoded together in the Jaculus jaculus isolate mJacJac1 chromosome 3, mJacJac1.mat.Y.cur, whole genome shotgun sequence genome:
- the LOC101597326 gene encoding tubulin alpha-1B chain-like, protein MERLSVDYGKKSKLEFSVYPAPQVSTAVVEPYNSILTTHSTLEHSDCAFMVDNEAIYDICRRNLDIERPTYTNLNRLISQIVSSITASLRFDGALNVDLTEFQTNLVPYPRIHFPVATYAQVISAEKAYHEQLSVAEITNACFDPANQMVKCDPRRGKYMACCLLYRGDVVPKDVNVAIASIKSKRSIQFVDWCPTGFKVGINYQPPTVVPGGDLAQVQRAVCLLSNTTAIAEAWSRLNHKFDLMFAKGAFVHWYVGEGMEEGEFTEAQEDLAALEKDYEEVGMDSAEGEAEEEDEY, encoded by the coding sequence ATGGAGCGTCTTTCCGTGGACTATGGCAAGAAGTCCAAGCTGGAGTTCTCCGTGTACCCTGCCCCCCAGGTCTCCACCGCCGTGGTGGAGCCTTACAACTCCATCCTGACCACACACAGCACCCTGGAGCACTCCGACTGTGCCTTCATGGTAGACAACGAGGCCATCTACGACATTTGCCGTAGAAACCTCGACATCGAACGCCCCACCTACACCAACCTTAACCGTCTCATCAGCCAGATCGTGTCCTCCATCACAGCCTCGCTCAGGTTTGACGGGGCCCTGAACGTGGACCTGACcgagttccagaccaacctggtgCCCTACCCGCGCATCCACTTCCCGGTGGCCACCTACGCGCAGGTCATCTCTGCAGAGAAGGCCTACCACGAGCAGCTGTCGGTGGCAGAGATCACCAACGCCTGCTTTGACCCTGCCAACCAGATGGTGAAGTGCGACCCTCGCAGAGGCAAGTACATGGCCTGCTGCCTGCTCTACCGCGGTGACGTGGTGCCCAAAGATGTCAACGTCGCCATCGCATCGATCAAGTCCAAAAGGAGCATCCAGTTCGTAGACTGGTGTCCCACGGGCTTCAAGGTGGGCATTAACTACCAGCCTCCTACCGTGGTACCTGGTGGAGACCTGGCCCAGGTGCAGCGTGCCGTCTGCCTGCTGAGCAATACCACGGCTATCGCGGAGGCCTGGTCTCGCCTGAACCACAAATTTGACCTGATGTTTGCCAAGGGTGCCTTCGTCCACTGGTATGTGGGGGAgggcatggaggaaggagagtTCACTGAGGCCCAAGAGGACCTGGCAGCACTAGAGAAAGACTACGAGGAGGTTGGTATGGACTCTGCTGAGGGAGAGGCCGAGGAAGAGGACGAATACTAA